The following proteins are co-located in the Candidatus Woesearchaeota archaeon genome:
- a CDS encoding acyltransferase — protein sequence MNDLLYFIYRAFRHISFRLRAFYFSLLVKKMGTRVKIGPGFQTNDPHHIIIGDHVYIDAYCNVMAVASWKGEKYNPLLEIGHHTTIGRFAHITCVNKVRIGSNVMFAERVFIGDHDHAYKEIHQPILHQPLSRDGVTEIGDGCWLGVGCVILKDVHIGKHCVIGSNSVVTKDIPAYSVAVGIPARVIQQYDHATGTWIHV from the coding sequence ATGAATGATCTACTCTATTTTATCTACCGAGCGTTTCGTCATATATCATTTCGGCTGCGAGCATTTTACTTCTCACTCCTTGTAAAAAAAATGGGAACTAGAGTAAAAATTGGTCCCGGATTTCAAACAAATGATCCTCACCATATTATCATAGGAGATCATGTCTATATTGATGCGTACTGTAATGTCATGGCTGTTGCTTCGTGGAAAGGAGAAAAATATAACCCTTTATTAGAAATAGGGCATCATACGACCATCGGAAGATTTGCTCATATTACCTGTGTCAACAAGGTACGTATTGGCAGTAATGTTATGTTTGCTGAGCGTGTGTTTATAGGTGATCACGACCATGCCTATAAAGAGATTCATCAACCCATTCTTCATCAACCCTTGAGTAGAGATGGTGTTACTGAAATCGGCGATGGTTGTTGGTTAGGTGTAGGTTGTGTTATTCTTAAGGATGTGCATATTGGCAAGCATTGTGTTATTGGATCTAACAGCGTTGTTACAAAGGATATTCCTGCGTATTCAGTAGCAGTTGGCATTCCTGCTCGGGTTATACAGCAATACGATCACGCCACAGGAACATGGATACACGTTTAG
- a CDS encoding UDP-N-acetylglucosamine 2-epimerase yields the protein MPNTSETVLIISSQENQPLVPLGRNDSEKDPEKKVIALTPLSLQKYNAIIDYNHVRKRVDDIADSLLAFLEKEYADLLHVEDISLSTMVRLAMQNAFLEVVFFHEYLDKVLQTEKPVSIILYDDASSFVDIMKTWLSSKDLSVTIIPAPSSLVLFSKRRNMKTLVHFQLKKSYILTLRPLLFKLQRFYTCSARLDTKKDAISSLDMLFITCHPASYRCLLPIIEEARNQQKKVLLLVQNAKVQSLLRKTTIPFMLFSDFLPKNSPQLIARLRHNIEHAWNNLLQNDSFTTLIVGWGIPKSQVLTLLKEIFFIRMVQAAECVLASKEFIGRYNPKILVVGTDTHLQEKSCIHYAKKYNIPSLNIQHGTVGYTELMLPLSADYMAVWDKANLDKLVAKGADPKRLVITGQPRYDSLVQGKVMYDRDEVCRIFHIDLKKPLLLILTSPFPKALNTEFLLAALDAAIHLPGMQILIKAHPEEDVSLHKIILHIFAKRFALSKDAGEFPNIPIIRHFDTFSLLKASDLILSMYSSVVLEAVLLNKDVIVSDLSGDKTEDFEERGIVLVAHQKKDIASLINQLITSPDRKHTLATKRKTFLKEYAFADGKATDRVMDLMQKMVQHRTHTMDTSLL from the coding sequence ATGCCTAATACCTCCGAAACTGTTCTGATCATATCATCCCAAGAAAATCAACCGCTTGTACCTTTGGGAAGAAATGATAGTGAAAAGGATCCAGAAAAAAAAGTTATTGCTTTAACCCCTCTATCTTTACAAAAATATAATGCTATTATAGATTATAACCATGTGCGAAAAAGAGTTGATGATATTGCTGATTCTTTACTTGCCTTCTTAGAAAAGGAATATGCTGACTTACTACATGTTGAAGACATCAGTTTAAGTACGATGGTACGGTTAGCTATGCAAAACGCTTTCCTCGAAGTCGTTTTCTTCCATGAATACCTTGATAAGGTCTTGCAAACGGAAAAACCGGTATCTATCATTCTTTACGATGATGCGTCTTCTTTTGTTGATATCATGAAAACATGGTTGTCGAGCAAAGATTTGTCAGTAACAATCATACCTGCTCCTTCTTCACTTGTTCTTTTCTCGAAAAGAAGGAACATGAAAACCTTGGTTCATTTTCAGCTGAAAAAATCGTATATTTTAACTCTTCGACCACTTCTTTTCAAGCTCCAGCGGTTCTATACTTGTTCTGCTCGGCTTGACACGAAAAAGGATGCAATAAGTTCTCTTGATATGCTTTTTATTACTTGTCATCCTGCTTCTTATCGTTGTCTTCTTCCAATAATTGAGGAAGCAAGGAATCAACAAAAAAAAGTACTGCTTTTGGTGCAAAATGCTAAAGTCCAATCATTGTTGCGAAAAACAACCATCCCCTTCATGCTTTTTTCTGATTTTCTTCCGAAAAATTCTCCTCAATTAATTGCACGTCTTCGTCATAACATAGAACATGCATGGAATAATCTTCTCCAGAATGATTCATTTACCACATTAATAGTTGGATGGGGAATACCTAAATCTCAGGTACTTACCCTTTTGAAAGAGATTTTTTTCATTCGTATGGTACAAGCTGCAGAATGTGTTCTTGCTTCAAAGGAATTTATCGGCCGATATAATCCAAAGATTCTTGTTGTCGGAACTGACACGCATCTTCAAGAAAAATCTTGTATCCATTACGCAAAAAAATACAATATCCCTTCGTTGAATATCCAGCATGGGACTGTAGGTTACACTGAACTTATGCTTCCTCTCTCTGCAGATTACATGGCAGTTTGGGATAAAGCAAACCTGGATAAGCTTGTTGCTAAAGGTGCAGATCCCAAGCGATTAGTAATCACTGGTCAGCCTCGTTATGATTCACTCGTCCAGGGAAAGGTTATGTATGACCGCGATGAGGTATGCCGTATTTTTCACATTGATCTCAAAAAACCGTTGTTACTTATACTCACAAGTCCCTTTCCAAAAGCATTGAATACTGAATTCTTACTAGCAGCACTTGATGCAGCAATTCATCTTCCGGGTATGCAAATTCTTATTAAGGCCCATCCTGAAGAGGATGTTTCACTTCATAAAATTATCCTCCATATTTTTGCCAAGCGTTTTGCTCTTTCTAAAGATGCTGGTGAATTTCCCAACATTCCTATAATTCGCCATTTTGATACCTTTTCTCTTCTCAAGGCTTCTGATCTCATTCTTTCTATGTATTCGAGCGTAGTTCTTGAGGCCGTTCTTCTTAACAAAGACGTCATCGTGAGTGACCTCAGTGGTGACAAAACCGAGGATTTTGAAGAACGAGGGATTGTTCTTGTTGCTCATCAAAAAAAGGATATTGCTTCCCTCATCAACCAGTTGATAACATCTCCTGATCGTAAACATACCTTGGCAACAAAGAGAAAAACATTTTTAAAAGAATATGCCTTTGCTGATGGAAAAGCAACTGATCGTGTTATGGATCTTATGCAAAAAATGGTTCAACACCGTACCCATACTATGGATACATCCCTTTTGTAG